A segment of the Thermomicrobiales bacterium genome:
GGTGCGCAGGAAGGCCGCTGTTATACTGCGGTTTGGTCGAGATATTCAGGCAGCAGGAGCTTTCGACATGCCACCAGCATCATCGCGCGCACAGGATGCAACGGCTGAGACGCAGTCGCCCAGGACGATCGTTGCCGGCACCGCCGGGCACGTCGATCATGGCAAATCAACGCTGGTGAAGGCGCTCACTGGAACCGATCCTGATCGCCTGAACGAGGAGCGCGAACGGGCGATGACGATTGACCTCGGCTTCGCCTGGCTGCCGCTGCCGAGTGGTACATCCGTCAGCATCGTTGACGTGCCCGGTCACGAGCGGTTCATCAAAAATATGTTGGCGGGCGTTGGCGGCATCGACCTGGCCATGCTGGTGATTGCCGCCGACGAAGGCCCGATGCCGCAGACGACCGAGCACCTGGCGATCCTCGATCTGCTCGATGTCCAGCACGGCATCGTCGTGCTGACCAAGCGTGACCTCGTCGATGATGACTGGCTGGAGCTGATCCGCGAAGAAACGCACGAACGACTGATCGGCACGAGCCTGGCCGAAGCCCCGATTGTTGCCGTCGATTCGCTGTCGCGTAGTGGTCTGGATGATCTAGTGGCCGAGATCGAGCGCCTGTCGGCCGAGGTTCCCGGACAGGTGACTGGCACCAGGCCGCGCTTGCCGATTGATCGGTCGTTTACGGTAGCCGGTTTTGGAACGGTCGTTACCGGCACGCTCACCGGCAGCGTTCTCGACATCGGCCAGGAAGTCGAGATCGTCCCGAGCGGTCGGCGCAGTCGCATTCGTGGCCTGCAGAGCCACGGGAAGAAGGCCGATCGCGCGCTGCCAGGCTCACGAACAGCCGTGAATCTGACGGGCATTGAGCGCGACGATATCCACCGAGGCGATGTGCTGACGACGCCGGGCTGGCTCCAGCCGACGACGATGCTCGATGCGCGCCTCCGCGTTGTCGCCGATGCGCCGGAGCCGCTCGAGCAGAATGAGCCGATCGACATTTTCATTGGCGCTGCTGAGTCTCCCGCACACCTGACGCTGCTTGACACTGAGCGGCTTGCGCCCGGCGCAGAGGGCTGGGTGCAGGTTCGGCTGGATCAGCCGGTCGCTGCTGTTGCCGGCGATCACTTCATTATTCGGCGCGCCTCGCCGAGTCAGACGCTCGGCGGCGGACGGATCATCGATCCGCATCCACGCCGACATCGACGTTTCCGTAGCGAGGTTCTGCATGACCTGGAGACACGCGCGACCGGCACGCCGGAAGAGCGGTTTGTGCAGGCGCTGGCAGACGGCCCACTTGAGCTTCGGGCGATAGTAGAGGGCTTGGGGGTGGATCTTGATTCGGCGCGCGCGATTGTAGCTGTGATTCGTGATCTGGTCATCCCACTGGGCGACGGCGACGACAGCACGTTGCCGCCCAACCGTTTTCTCGCTCAGACGGCGTTCGTCGATGCGCAGCGCGAGAATGTCGTGAAGCTGCTGACGGACTACCACCGCCGTGTGCCGCTGCGCCGTGGGATGCCGCGAGAGGACATCAAGAGCCGACTCGGTGCAAAAGGTCGTGCGGCTGATGCGCTGCTCGCCACGCTCACAGCTGACGGCAGCATCGACGATCTGGGCAGTCTGCTCGCCATGCCGGAGCACCAGATCGCTTTGTCGCCCGACCAGCAGCGGCAGGTTGACGCCTATCGAGCCGCGCTTGCTGCAGAACCGATCTCGCCACCTGGGCCGGACGCGTTTGACATTTCTGCTGATTTGCTGGCAGCGATGGCTGAGCTGGGCTACGTGGTGCGTGTCGCGGACGGCGTCGTCTACAGAATCGATGATCTGGCGGCGATCGAAGCCCGCGTGCGCGAAGTCCTCGACGCGAACGGCAGCATCACTCTGGCCGAATTCCGCGACGTCTTCGGCACCAGCCGCAAGTACGCGCAGGCTGTCCTGGAGTACTTTGATCGCCAGCGTGTGACGCGGCGCGTTGGCGATGCGCGCGTTCGAGGGAGTGGCTGAAATGCAGCGCCTGTATGTCGCACCGCATGCCGATGATGTCGCACTGTCATGTGGCGGCGCAATCGCGGCCGACGCGCGAACGACAGCACCAACGATCGTCACGGTGTTCGCCGGGCATCCGACCAGCAGCCTCGGCGAGTTCGCGAAGATGCAGCACGAACGCTGGGGGACAACCGCAGGCGACGTTGTCGATTTGCGCCGCGAAGAGGACTGCTGCGCAGCACGGGCGCTCGGGGCGCAGGTCACGCCGGTCTGGCTCGACGAGCTCGATGCCATCTATCGCGACGAGCGCTACGACTCCGACGACGCGCTCTTCGGCAAGATCCTCGATGCGGACATGGCCACAATCTCGCGCGTCGCTGACCTGCTAGCCGGGTTCGATGCGGACGAACTGGTCGTACCGTTGGCAGTCGGGCAGCACGTCGATCACCAGATCGTGCTCCGCGCAGCTCGGCGTGTGGCCGCTCGCGGCATTCCAGTCTGGGCCTACGCTGACATACCGTACGCGCTTGACCGTCGCGCACTCAGTTCGCGGATCGGCTCGGGCGTCACGCGCGAAGTGCGCCTTCGTCCGCTCGATGACGATGCGTTCGAGCGCAAGTGCCAGGCGATCGCCTGCTATGCATCACAACTTCCAGTGATCTTCCGCGACCGGGATGATTACCGCCAGGAGCTCGACCGCTTCGACCGCTGGATCGGGGGTGGCCAGCGCGCCGAAGTCCAGTGGCGCATCGTGCCATCGCGCCTGACGCATTAGTGTTGCGCGCGAGCAACAACTCTACGAGCGGGCAGCTTTCGCGCGAGCCTCATTCATTGCATCGCGAAGGCGGGTGGCTGACGCTCGCGCTGCCTGCTGGAAGTCGCTGCCGCTTGACGCGTACGAAATCGCGCGACTGGCATTGACGAGGATGCCGTAGCCTTCCGCATCAAGCCCGTTGATCACGGCTGCATCGAGGTCGCCTTCCTGCGCACCGATGCCAGGGATCAGGATCGGGAGTTCCGGCGCGGCCTGGCGAATCTCCGCCAGTTGGCGCGTCCAGGTTGCTCCGGCGACGAGGCCGATGTTGCCATCTGTGTTCCAGGTGCGGGCCTCGCGCACGACTGCCAGCGTCACCGTTTCGGTGCCGATGTCGTCCTGCAGCACACGATCCTGCAGCATTCCGCTGCCCGGATTCGAGGTCTTGGCCAGGACGAAGATCGCCTTGTCCGGGTAGGCCATGAATGGCTCAAGCGAATCGCGCCCGAGGAATGGGTTGACCGTCACCGCATCGTAGCGCCAGGTCTCGAAGACGGCCCGGGCATAGCCGGTGCTGGTGACGGAGATGTCGCCGAGCTTCGCATCGAGCAGCACCGGGATGTGCGCTGGGATGTCGTCACGAAGACGCGCAAGTGCTTCGACTCCGGGGATGCCGTACTGAAGATAGAAGCCCATGTTCGGCTTGTAGCAGCAAGCGAGATCGGCTGTGGCCTCGATGATCGCGCGGTTGAAATCGGCGACCGCCTGGGGGGTACGGGCAACACTCTCTGGAAACCGATTAATATCCGGGTCCAGACCGACGCACAGGAGCGACTGATTCTGATCCTGGGCGGCTCGTAAGCGCTGCGCAAAGGTGAGGGTCTCGACGGCCACGAGCACTCCTTTCGCCGCGCTCGGGCGGCGTTGAACGTTCGGCCCACATCTGCACGATGATATACTCGCGCGGGGTTCTCCGGCCAGTCGGGATCGTGCCGTGATCGCCTGTTTTGATGGCGCGTACTTGGCATCCCGTCGCGGAGTATCAGTGGGGGTAATCACACGTATGGTCACACCAGCAGGTGCTGCAACGCCACCGACGGTTTCGGACATTCTCGCTGCTCGCCAGGTCGTCAATCGTTACTTGCCGCCAACGCCGATCGTGCAGTCACCGGCGCTGAATGAGTACGTCGGCCTCGATCTGACGCTCAAATGCGAGAACATGCAGCCGGTTGGGGCCTTCAAGGTGCGCGGCGGCGTCTATTTCATGAGCCAGCTTGCGCCGGAGCAGCGCGCCCGTGGTGTCGTCACCGCATCGACCGGCAACCATGCGCAGTCGATCGCCTGGGCTGCACGAGAGTTTGGTATTCGCGCCGTTATTTACATGCCCGAGGTCAACAACCCGGACAAGGTTGCGGCAACCCGCCGACTTGGCGCTGAGGTCGTGGAGTCGGGTGCCGACTTCGACGAGTGCCGCGCCGAAGCCGAGGCGCGCGCCGAGCGGGACGGCATGCGCTACATCCATCCGGCCAACGAGCCGCACCTCGTTGCCGGCGTCGGCACCTACGCGCTCGAGCTCATCGAGTCTGCGCCGCACCTCGACACGGTGATCGTGCCGGTCGGTGGCGGATCGGGCGTCTGTGGCACCGCTATCGTCTTCAAGGCGATGCGCCCGCAGACACGCATCATCGCTGTCCAGACGCAGAACATGCCGGCCGTCTACGAGTCGTTCCATCAGCGCCAACTGGTTGCGCTGGAGGGCGGCAGCACATTTGCGGAGGGCCTGGCAACGCGGGTCGCCTTCGAAGCCCCGTTCCGCATCATGCAGGAGCTGGTCGACGACGTTGTCCTCGTCTCTGAGGAGGAGATGCGACAGGCGATGGTGCTGCTGCTCGACAAGGCGCACCTCGTTGCTGAGGGCGCTGGGGCGTCATCATTGGCGGCGGCGCGGATGATGGCGGACGACCTGCGCGGCCAGAACGTTGGCCTGATCGTCAGCGGCGGCAACGTGACACTTGATACGCTTCGCCACGCCATGGTTGACGAGCAGCCCTGGTAGCCTGACGAACGATTGCTGCGCCGAACCCGGCAGACGTGTGGAGGGACCGACAGCCGATGCTGGAGCTGTTCAGCCGATGGCTGCGACGATACCAGGGAATCGAAGCGAATCCGTTGTATCGGCTGGCTGCCGATGTAACGGTCGGTCGAATGCCACTGGATCGCGCCATTGACTCGGCTCAGTCGTTCCAGGTCAATGGCCGGATCGCCGACGGTGACCTGATCGAGCTTGACCATCAGGTCGAGTTTGATGCGCGCGCCAACCCAGAATTTGCACTGAACCTCGCCCGGCTCAACGTCGCCACCGCGCAGGCCAAAGGCTTTGAGAAAGTCCTCGTCGATCTGCGCC
Coding sequences within it:
- a CDS encoding PIG-L family deacetylase; this translates as MQRLYVAPHADDVALSCGGAIAADARTTAPTIVTVFAGHPTSSLGEFAKMQHERWGTTAGDVVDLRREEDCCAARALGAQVTPVWLDELDAIYRDERYDSDDALFGKILDADMATISRVADLLAGFDADELVVPLAVGQHVDHQIVLRAARRVAARGIPVWAYADIPYALDRRALSSRIGSGVTREVRLRPLDDDAFERKCQAIACYASQLPVIFRDRDDYRQELDRFDRWIGGGQRAEVQWRIVPSRLTH
- the pyrF gene encoding orotidine-5'-phosphate decarboxylase gives rise to the protein MAVETLTFAQRLRAAQDQNQSLLCVGLDPDINRFPESVARTPQAVADFNRAIIEATADLACCYKPNMGFYLQYGIPGVEALARLRDDIPAHIPVLLDAKLGDISVTSTGYARAVFETWRYDAVTVNPFLGRDSLEPFMAYPDKAIFVLAKTSNPGSGMLQDRVLQDDIGTETVTLAVVREARTWNTDGNIGLVAGATWTRQLAEIRQAAPELPILIPGIGAQEGDLDAAVINGLDAEGYGILVNASRAISYASSGSDFQQAARASATRLRDAMNEARAKAARS
- the selB gene encoding selenocysteine-specific translation elongation factor, which encodes MPPASSRAQDATAETQSPRTIVAGTAGHVDHGKSTLVKALTGTDPDRLNEERERAMTIDLGFAWLPLPSGTSVSIVDVPGHERFIKNMLAGVGGIDLAMLVIAADEGPMPQTTEHLAILDLLDVQHGIVVLTKRDLVDDDWLELIREETHERLIGTSLAEAPIVAVDSLSRSGLDDLVAEIERLSAEVPGQVTGTRPRLPIDRSFTVAGFGTVVTGTLTGSVLDIGQEVEIVPSGRRSRIRGLQSHGKKADRALPGSRTAVNLTGIERDDIHRGDVLTTPGWLQPTTMLDARLRVVADAPEPLEQNEPIDIFIGAAESPAHLTLLDTERLAPGAEGWVQVRLDQPVAAVAGDHFIIRRASPSQTLGGGRIIDPHPRRHRRFRSEVLHDLETRATGTPEERFVQALADGPLELRAIVEGLGVDLDSARAIVAVIRDLVIPLGDGDDSTLPPNRFLAQTAFVDAQRENVVKLLTDYHRRVPLRRGMPREDIKSRLGAKGRAADALLATLTADGSIDDLGSLLAMPEHQIALSPDQQRQVDAYRAALAAEPISPPGPDAFDISADLLAAMAELGYVVRVADGVVYRIDDLAAIEARVREVLDANGSITLAEFRDVFGTSRKYAQAVLEYFDRQRVTRRVGDARVRGSG
- a CDS encoding threonine/serine dehydratase: MGVITRMVTPAGAATPPTVSDILAARQVVNRYLPPTPIVQSPALNEYVGLDLTLKCENMQPVGAFKVRGGVYFMSQLAPEQRARGVVTASTGNHAQSIAWAAREFGIRAVIYMPEVNNPDKVAATRRLGAEVVESGADFDECRAEAEARAERDGMRYIHPANEPHLVAGVGTYALELIESAPHLDTVIVPVGGGSGVCGTAIVFKAMRPQTRIIAVQTQNMPAVYESFHQRQLVALEGGSTFAEGLATRVAFEAPFRIMQELVDDVVLVSEEEMRQAMVLLLDKAHLVAEGAGASSLAAARMMADDLRGQNVGLIVSGGNVTLDTLRHAMVDEQPW